Proteins encoded in a region of the Scrofimicrobium sp. R131 genome:
- a CDS encoding PTS glucose transporter subunit IIA: MSRDFILEAPVRGTVSPLAQVPDRAFADEMLGPGIALDPTDTGTVTVGAPAAGLIRTIHPHAFVLQVSPKLAALVHLGIDTYRAGADQFKMLIEPGRYVNRMEPIIEWNIDRTVESKFAPWVVVTILGFHTDEMSLTPAVEYGDRVCPGQQILQLHCDQD; this comes from the coding sequence GTGTCCCGTGACTTCATCCTTGAGGCCCCCGTCCGCGGGACAGTTTCGCCTTTAGCCCAGGTGCCGGACCGAGCTTTCGCCGATGAGATGCTTGGCCCCGGCATTGCCCTGGACCCCACCGACACCGGGACGGTGACGGTGGGCGCACCCGCCGCCGGACTGATCCGGACCATTCACCCGCACGCTTTTGTCCTGCAGGTTTCCCCAAAACTAGCCGCCCTGGTTCACCTGGGAATCGACACCTACCGGGCGGGTGCCGACCAGTTCAAAATGCTGATCGAGCCGGGACGCTACGTCAACCGGATGGAACCCATCATCGAGTGGAACATCGACCGGACCGTTGAGAGCAAGTTTGCTCCCTGGGTAGTGGTGACCATCCTGGGGTTTCACACCGACGAGATGAGCCTGACCCCCGCGGTCGAATATGGCGACCGGGTTTGCCCCGGCCAGCAGATCCTGCAACTGCACTGCGACCAGGACTAG
- a CDS encoding M13 family metallopeptidase — translation MTNNLKAHVLEEAAMDPTVRPQDDYYRYINGTWLENHEIPADRASDGSFFALRDLSEVNCHRIVKDAVAGKIDDPDAERIAILFQQFMDEEEANRLGAEPLVPYLTQIFSAADHEQLAGVLGELFAMGLGGHFDLGVSPDINDSSRYILYVNQAGLGLPDESYYREEQYASVREAYRAYLQQIFTLAEVSENPAAAADAVFEFETKLAAHHWDVVRDREVEKQNNLRSWEELKAENPGFAWDRWARDLQLNLAEVPAFNVNQLDFLEAASQLWEQTDLHVLKLWLSRKIIAFASPYLSDLFVLENFNFYSKTLAGIQEMRPRWKRGVALVEGLVGEALGRLYVERHFPAEYKERMDELVAHLIEAYHSSISTLEWMSEATKAKALEKLAAFTPKIGYPSRWRDYRGLELSSEQTLLANIVAATTFDTAWELSKLSRGVDREEWFMTPQTVNAYYNPLMNEIVFPAAILQPPFFSPEADDAVNYAAIGAVIGHEIGHGFDDQGSQFDARGEMQNWWTEEDREEFKKRTQALIAQYDAYHPADLGEEHHVNGALTIGENIGDLGGLTIAWKAWEKALAEQGLTPQTAPDIDGVSAIDRFFVSWARIWRGKQRDEYAIQLLAVDPHSPAEFRCNGVLANFDEFADHFQVKQGDQLWIDRADRVSIW, via the coding sequence ATGACCAATAACTTAAAGGCCCACGTTCTCGAAGAAGCGGCCATGGACCCCACCGTCCGGCCCCAGGATGACTACTACCGCTACATCAACGGCACCTGGTTGGAAAACCACGAGATCCCGGCAGATCGAGCTTCAGACGGTTCTTTCTTTGCCCTGCGGGACCTGAGTGAAGTCAACTGCCACCGGATCGTCAAGGACGCGGTGGCCGGCAAGATTGACGACCCGGATGCGGAGCGGATCGCCATCCTGTTCCAACAGTTCATGGATGAGGAAGAGGCAAACCGGCTCGGAGCCGAGCCGCTGGTTCCCTACCTGACCCAGATTTTCTCGGCGGCCGATCACGAGCAGTTGGCCGGCGTGCTCGGCGAACTCTTCGCCATGGGACTGGGCGGACATTTTGACCTGGGGGTCAGCCCGGACATCAACGACTCCAGCCGCTACATTCTGTACGTGAACCAGGCCGGTCTGGGTCTGCCGGACGAGTCCTACTATCGCGAAGAGCAGTACGCCTCGGTCCGGGAAGCCTACCGCGCCTACCTGCAGCAGATCTTCACCCTGGCCGAGGTCAGTGAGAATCCCGCCGCTGCCGCCGACGCCGTGTTTGAGTTTGAAACCAAACTGGCCGCTCACCACTGGGACGTGGTCCGCGACCGAGAGGTGGAGAAGCAAAACAACCTGCGCAGTTGGGAGGAACTGAAAGCCGAGAACCCCGGCTTTGCCTGGGATCGGTGGGCCCGGGATCTGCAGCTGAACCTGGCGGAGGTCCCCGCCTTCAACGTGAACCAGTTGGACTTCCTGGAGGCTGCCTCGCAACTGTGGGAACAGACGGACCTGCACGTGCTGAAACTTTGGCTTTCGCGCAAGATCATCGCCTTTGCCTCCCCCTACCTTTCCGACCTGTTCGTGCTGGAGAACTTCAATTTCTACTCCAAGACGCTGGCCGGCATTCAGGAGATGCGGCCGCGGTGGAAGCGCGGGGTTGCCCTGGTGGAGGGGCTGGTGGGCGAGGCGCTCGGTCGCCTCTACGTTGAGCGCCACTTCCCGGCCGAATACAAGGAACGGATGGATGAGCTGGTCGCCCACCTGATTGAGGCCTACCACTCGTCCATTTCCACCCTCGAATGGATGAGCGAGGCCACCAAAGCCAAGGCACTGGAGAAGTTGGCGGCCTTCACTCCCAAGATTGGCTACCCGAGCCGGTGGCGCGACTATCGGGGACTGGAACTCAGCTCGGAGCAGACGCTGCTGGCCAACATCGTCGCGGCCACCACCTTCGACACCGCCTGGGAGCTGTCCAAGCTGAGCCGCGGGGTGGATCGGGAAGAATGGTTCATGACCCCGCAAACGGTCAACGCCTACTACAACCCGCTGATGAACGAGATCGTGTTCCCGGCAGCCATCTTGCAGCCCCCGTTCTTCAGCCCTGAAGCCGACGACGCCGTCAACTACGCCGCCATCGGCGCGGTAATTGGCCACGAAATCGGCCACGGTTTTGACGACCAGGGCTCCCAGTTCGACGCCCGCGGCGAGATGCAGAACTGGTGGACCGAAGAGGACCGGGAAGAGTTCAAGAAGCGCACGCAAGCGCTGATCGCCCAGTACGACGCCTACCACCCGGCCGACCTCGGGGAGGAACACCACGTCAACGGCGCCCTCACTATCGGGGAGAACATTGGCGACCTGGGTGGACTGACCATCGCCTGGAAGGCGTGGGAGAAGGCCCTGGCCGAGCAGGGGTTGACCCCGCAGACCGCGCCGGACATCGACGGGGTAAGTGCCATCGATCGTTTCTTTGTTTCCTGGGCCCGAATCTGGCGCGGGAAGCAGCGGGACGAATATGCCATCCAACTGCTGGCAGTTGATCCCCATTCTCCGGCTGAATTCCGCTGCAATGGGGTGCTGGCAAACTTCGACGAGTTCGCCGATCACTTCCAAGTCAAACAGGGGGACCAGCTCTGGATTGACCGGGCTGACCGCGTCAGTATCTGGTAA
- a CDS encoding PTS glucose/sucrose transporter subunit IIB encodes MSKPEQIIEGLGGPTNIKILEPCITRLRVEVNDPSQVNEAKLKEAGAYGVVQVEGTVQVVVGPEADHLAREANSLL; translated from the coding sequence GTGAGCAAACCCGAACAAATCATCGAAGGCCTCGGTGGCCCCACCAACATCAAAATCCTGGAACCCTGCATCACCCGACTGCGCGTCGAGGTGAACGACCCGTCGCAGGTCAACGAGGCCAAGCTGAAGGAAGCCGGCGCCTACGGCGTGGTCCAGGTCGAAGGAACAGTTCAGGTTGTGGTCGGCCCGGAAGCTGACCACCTGGCCCGCGAGGCAAACTCCCTGCTCTAG
- the malQ gene encoding 4-alpha-glucanotransferase produces MTLDAEGEERLRHLADLNGVSTGFWDWSGNYQQVAAHTLIAVLSELGVPVSDDSDRAQVEAAITWTEDQPWRQTLPACTVVREGSSQEIFVHVPHGRGVQVQVELENGDRVELAQLDWYFDPRSVDGELQGRATFQVPSGLPLGYHQLTATVHLDDELEVVTRPLYVVPNRLEPALLSGRNRYWGVNVQAYSVRSHRSWGLGDAADLADLTAICAQQQADFLLINPLHAAEVVAPVEDSPYLPISRRWLNLTYIRPEAIPEYVQLGPRQQAKIEQARLQAASLPAPRGGGLNRDGSWEAKKEALEQIHPLPRSLHREAQLGAFIEAGGPSLYRYALWCALVERVGSTDLGEEFSSPDSPAVHALEEELAPRIHFYQWCQWVAAEQCQEPNRVAHSLGMRVGIMADLAVGVHRFGADYWANPEVFASTMSVGAPPDMYSQQGQDWSQPPLNPRALERVGYQPLREIFAATMRLSGALRIDHILGLFRLWWIPCGERADHGAYVYFDHEAMVGILLLEAHRRGVMVIGEDLGTVEPWVRQYLNERGVLGTSVLWFEKDEHGWPLGADRYRENVLATVNTHDLPPTAGYMEGTHTRLRDRLGLLVEPVEQVMAQDLEEQDRMRQRLIEWGLLAEDAGPAEMLEAMHRYIARTPARLVAASLVDAVGEKQPQNLPGTHNEYPNWRIPLSDAEGTPIWLEDLAERPDLNRLFAVMRQEIPRAN; encoded by the coding sequence ATGACTCTGGACGCTGAGGGAGAAGAGCGTCTGCGCCACCTGGCCGACCTAAATGGTGTGTCTACCGGCTTTTGGGATTGGAGTGGGAACTATCAGCAGGTTGCCGCCCACACGCTGATCGCGGTCCTGTCTGAGCTGGGAGTGCCGGTGTCGGACGACTCCGACCGAGCCCAGGTGGAGGCGGCCATCACCTGGACCGAAGATCAGCCTTGGCGCCAAACTTTGCCCGCCTGCACCGTCGTTCGCGAAGGAAGCTCGCAGGAGATTTTCGTCCACGTGCCGCACGGGCGCGGTGTCCAGGTGCAGGTGGAGCTGGAAAATGGGGACCGGGTCGAACTGGCGCAGTTGGACTGGTATTTCGATCCGCGTTCGGTGGACGGTGAGCTTCAGGGCCGGGCCACCTTCCAGGTTCCCTCGGGCCTGCCGCTCGGCTACCACCAGCTGACCGCCACGGTTCACCTCGACGACGAGTTGGAAGTGGTCACCCGTCCGCTCTACGTGGTGCCAAACCGGCTGGAGCCGGCGCTCCTGTCGGGGCGAAACCGCTACTGGGGGGTAAACGTCCAGGCCTACTCCGTTCGTTCCCATCGGTCCTGGGGGCTGGGGGACGCGGCCGATCTGGCAGACCTGACCGCCATCTGCGCGCAGCAGCAAGCCGACTTCCTGCTGATCAACCCGCTTCATGCCGCCGAGGTGGTGGCACCGGTGGAGGATTCGCCGTACCTGCCGATCTCTCGGCGCTGGCTGAACCTGACCTACATTCGGCCCGAAGCGATTCCCGAGTACGTCCAGCTGGGCCCGCGCCAGCAGGCCAAAATTGAGCAGGCACGCCTGCAGGCGGCCTCCCTTCCCGCCCCGCGCGGAGGCGGACTGAACCGAGACGGCTCCTGGGAAGCCAAGAAAGAAGCGTTGGAGCAGATCCACCCCCTGCCGCGCTCCCTGCACCGGGAGGCTCAGTTGGGCGCGTTCATTGAGGCGGGCGGTCCCAGCCTGTACCGGTACGCCCTCTGGTGTGCGCTGGTGGAACGGGTGGGCAGTACCGACCTGGGCGAAGAGTTTTCCTCTCCCGATTCCCCGGCCGTCCACGCGCTGGAGGAAGAGCTGGCCCCGCGGATCCACTTCTATCAGTGGTGCCAGTGGGTGGCGGCCGAACAGTGCCAGGAACCCAACCGGGTCGCCCACAGCCTGGGCATGCGGGTGGGCATCATGGCGGATCTGGCGGTGGGGGTGCACCGATTTGGGGCCGACTACTGGGCCAATCCGGAGGTTTTTGCCTCCACCATGTCGGTGGGGGCCCCGCCGGACATGTACTCCCAGCAGGGCCAGGACTGGTCCCAGCCCCCGCTGAACCCGCGTGCCCTGGAACGGGTGGGGTACCAGCCGCTCCGCGAAATCTTTGCCGCCACCATGCGCCTGTCCGGCGCCCTGCGGATCGACCACATTCTGGGGTTGTTCCGCCTCTGGTGGATCCCCTGTGGGGAGCGGGCCGACCACGGCGCCTACGTCTACTTCGACCACGAGGCGATGGTTGGGATCCTGCTGCTGGAGGCCCACCGCCGCGGGGTGATGGTCATCGGCGAGGACTTGGGCACTGTTGAACCCTGGGTCCGCCAGTACCTGAATGAGCGCGGGGTGCTGGGCACCTCCGTCCTCTGGTTTGAAAAGGATGAGCACGGCTGGCCGCTGGGAGCGGACCGGTACCGGGAGAACGTCCTGGCGACCGTCAACACGCACGACCTGCCCCCGACCGCCGGCTACATGGAGGGAACCCACACCCGGCTGCGCGACCGCCTGGGGCTGCTGGTCGAACCGGTGGAACAGGTGATGGCGCAGGACCTGGAGGAGCAGGACCGGATGCGCCAGCGCCTAATCGAGTGGGGTCTGCTGGCTGAAGACGCCGGCCCGGCGGAAATGCTGGAGGCAATGCACCGCTACATTGCGCGCACCCCGGCGCGCCTGGTGGCAGCCTCCCTGGTGGATGCAGTGGGGGAGAAGCAGCCGCAGAACCTGCCCGGAACCCACAACGAGTACCCGAACTGGCGGATTCCCCTCTCAGATGCGGAAGGAACGCCCATCTGGTTGGAGGACCTGGCTGAGCGGCCGGACCTGAACCGCCTCTTTGCGGTGATGCGGCAGGAGATTCCCCGCGCCAACTAG
- a CDS encoding single-stranded DNA-binding protein, whose product MSFRGQTTGAIANPVLRWTGQQRAVLELRIHSTASARNKDTGEWHDVGDQLWISASFWDQEAQKLADVLQQGDRVTVEGTLVIESYQRRDGTSGVSHSLRSPRFLGVIPSRRSEAAPPADEFGPITSDTQAPF is encoded by the coding sequence ATGAGTTTTCGGGGACAAACGACCGGGGCCATCGCCAACCCGGTGCTGCGCTGGACCGGTCAGCAGCGCGCTGTGTTGGAGCTGCGCATCCATTCGACCGCTTCGGCGCGGAACAAGGATACGGGTGAGTGGCACGACGTGGGCGATCAGCTGTGGATCAGTGCCAGTTTTTGGGATCAGGAAGCCCAGAAGTTGGCCGACGTGCTGCAGCAGGGCGACCGGGTCACCGTTGAGGGGACCCTGGTGATTGAGTCCTACCAGCGCCGCGACGGCACCAGCGGCGTCTCCCACTCGCTGCGTTCGCCTCGGTTCCTGGGGGTGATTCCTTCCCGCCGGTCTGAGGCGGCCCCACCCGCTGACGAGTTCGGCCCGATTACCTCGGACACCCAGGCTCCGTTCTAG
- a CDS encoding acyl-CoA thioesterase has translation MTDPIQIPIIDAEPVASVLRTLTLQEAGPDFFAAESLPQVRRVYGGQVIAQALLAAAATVPDRTRQPHSLHAYFLRGGDPDRPFSLAVERLRDGRSFSSRHVSCRQDGAEILSLNCSFQGPEVGLDSAEVPPIVPGPEQLTSALEIFRSMNHPVAKFLGKTAAFDVRHVQRSLYTGADPARSNSQQLWMKPRNPLPEGMDQLIHRALLAYVVDQVMLEPALRATGLSWLTPGMSLASLDHAMWFHRDVDINEWLLFVGHAVSVGGGRAKTDIRIFNPAGQLVASAAQEGMIRVPTEETQGSGRWGFGTEQSDPPASTTRS, from the coding sequence ATGACCGATCCGATCCAGATTCCGATCATTGACGCTGAACCAGTTGCTTCTGTTCTTCGAACCCTAACCCTGCAGGAAGCCGGCCCGGACTTCTTTGCCGCCGAATCCCTCCCCCAGGTTCGCCGGGTGTACGGGGGTCAGGTGATTGCCCAGGCACTGCTGGCAGCGGCGGCCACGGTGCCGGATCGGACCCGCCAACCCCACTCACTCCACGCCTACTTCCTGCGCGGTGGGGACCCGGATCGCCCCTTCTCGCTGGCGGTGGAGCGCCTGCGCGATGGCCGCTCGTTCTCTAGTCGACACGTCTCGTGTCGCCAGGACGGGGCCGAGATTCTCTCGCTGAACTGCTCGTTCCAGGGGCCCGAGGTCGGGCTGGACTCGGCCGAAGTGCCCCCGATCGTTCCGGGGCCCGAACAGCTAACGTCGGCTTTGGAGATCTTCCGCTCCATGAACCACCCGGTGGCCAAGTTCCTGGGGAAGACGGCCGCGTTCGACGTCCGCCACGTGCAGCGTTCGCTGTACACCGGGGCGGACCCGGCGCGCAGCAACAGTCAGCAGCTGTGGATGAAACCGCGAAACCCCCTGCCCGAAGGGATGGATCAGCTGATTCACCGCGCCCTGCTGGCCTACGTGGTCGACCAGGTGATGCTGGAGCCGGCCCTGCGCGCCACCGGCCTGTCCTGGCTCACCCCGGGTATGTCTCTGGCTTCCCTCGACCACGCCATGTGGTTCCACCGAGACGTAGACATCAACGAGTGGCTCCTGTTTGTCGGCCACGCCGTTTCCGTTGGGGGTGGACGGGCGAAGACGGACATCCGGATCTTCAACCCGGCCGGCCAACTGGTGGCTTCCGCCGCGCAGGAAGGCATGATTCGCGTTCCGACCGAGGAGACCCAGGGCTCGGGCCGCTGGGGATTTGGGACCGAACAGAGCGATCCCCCCGCTTCGACCACCCGGTCCTAG
- a CDS encoding SDR family oxidoreductase, whose amino-acid sequence MTNAHSSKRALVTGASTGIGAATVRRLRATGWQVIGVARREERLARLAEETGCEYFAADLTEADSVQRLRDWALARGPVDTVVNVAGGALGVDSIAEADIDRWRTMYERNVITALLVSKAFLPEMRQRGGDLVFLTSTAAHDTYPGGGGYVAAKHGERIIANTLRQELVGEPVRIIEIGPGMVKTEEFSLHRLGDQAAADRVYQGVAEPLTAEDIAETIAWTVELPAHVNIDSMIVRPVAQATNTVVARNSQ is encoded by the coding sequence ATGACTAATGCACACAGCAGCAAGCGGGCCCTGGTCACCGGCGCATCCACCGGGATCGGGGCGGCGACCGTTCGGCGCCTGCGAGCCACCGGCTGGCAGGTGATTGGCGTGGCCCGGCGCGAAGAGCGCCTGGCGCGGCTGGCCGAGGAAACCGGATGCGAGTATTTTGCCGCCGACCTGACCGAGGCCGACTCCGTCCAGCGCCTGCGGGACTGGGCGCTGGCCCGGGGGCCGGTGGACACGGTCGTGAACGTGGCCGGGGGCGCCCTGGGGGTGGATTCAATTGCGGAGGCGGACATCGACCGCTGGCGCACCATGTATGAGCGCAACGTCATCACCGCGCTGCTGGTGTCCAAAGCCTTCCTGCCCGAGATGCGCCAGCGCGGGGGAGACCTGGTGTTCCTGACCTCCACCGCCGCGCACGACACCTACCCCGGTGGGGGCGGGTACGTGGCTGCCAAACACGGTGAGCGGATCATTGCCAACACCCTGCGCCAGGAACTGGTGGGCGAGCCGGTGCGGATCATTGAGATCGGCCCCGGCATGGTCAAGACGGAAGAATTTTCCCTCCACCGGCTCGGGGATCAGGCGGCCGCCGACCGGGTCTATCAGGGGGTGGCCGAGCCGCTGACCGCGGAAGACATTGCCGAGACCATCGCCTGGACGGTGGAGTTGCCCGCCCACGTCAACATCGACTCGATGATTGTCCGCCCGGTGGCGCAGGCGACCAACACGGTGGTGGCGCGGAACTCACAGTGA
- the pepN gene encoding aminopeptidase N — MPGLNLTHEEAQQRAQVVKPHSYEVLLDLTTGDKTFASQTKIAFSATEGASTFADLVAAQVHQIRLNGQEVPTEHFADNRIWLDNLAAENELVVQADCLYMHTGEGLHSFVDPADGQRYCYSQFEVPDARRVFTTFEQPDLKATFQFSVITPDGWTVLSNSPTPAPTTVEQGLRFDFEPTPLISTYITAIIAGPYVGETGSLTSVDGREIPLGVYCRQSLKEYLDADVIMDTTRQGFKFFEEAYGIPYPFAKYDQIFVPEYNAGAMENAGCITFRDQYIFRSKPTEWELESRANTILHELAHMWFGDLVTMKWWNDLWLNESFAEFMSHLALAEGTEWTDAWIGFMSRKEWGLNQDQLPSTHPIKADMPDLQAVEVNFDGITYAKGASVLRQLVTYVGRDNFFRGLHEYLTKHSWDNATLDDLLSELEVTSGRDLRAWAQVWLEEAGVTLLRPVIEVDDQGNYARVSITQEAFTPGASLRPHRLAVAGYDLNEDGNVTQSFRVEVDVDGAETVIDELAGRPRPALLLINDGDLAYAKIRLDEDSLQFAVNQIDKVSDPVTRRTLLSAAWDMTRDGDMSATDFITLSLRAAPVETNIASLTSNLARIHTAVTHYTAPANRGARLESTGDRLLLLVKANPAGTDQQKLLVKSLAQNAVSDQHFEFLTGLFEGNHPLHGLDVDIDLKWTLLTALVRAGRAGEAEIAALSEEDPTLTGAQNAARARATVNSDEVRAQTWEEALTNSEIPNDTLWAMLAGFWAHAATNPAAYASYVEKYFDSVVRVWDSHTFHIGSRLIEATFPSPLSGYLPEVNVVERAEQWLANHQEQPASLRRLVLEGQADAQRMLTAQRCDAEGPRQ; from the coding sequence ATGCCCGGCTTAAACCTAACTCACGAGGAAGCCCAACAGCGGGCCCAGGTGGTCAAACCCCACAGTTACGAAGTGCTGCTGGACCTGACCACCGGCGACAAGACGTTCGCGTCCCAGACGAAAATCGCTTTTTCCGCCACCGAGGGGGCCTCTACCTTTGCGGATCTGGTCGCCGCCCAGGTGCACCAGATTCGACTGAACGGTCAGGAAGTTCCGACCGAGCACTTTGCTGACAACCGGATTTGGCTGGACAACCTGGCTGCGGAAAACGAGCTGGTCGTGCAGGCCGACTGCCTCTACATGCACACCGGCGAGGGCCTGCACTCATTTGTGGACCCGGCCGACGGTCAGCGCTACTGCTACTCGCAGTTCGAGGTGCCCGACGCCCGGCGAGTGTTCACCACTTTTGAACAGCCTGACCTGAAGGCCACCTTTCAGTTCTCGGTGATCACCCCGGACGGTTGGACCGTCCTGTCAAACTCGCCCACCCCGGCCCCCACCACCGTGGAGCAGGGTCTTCGCTTCGACTTCGAGCCAACCCCGCTGATCTCCACCTACATCACCGCGATCATCGCCGGTCCCTACGTGGGCGAAACCGGCTCGCTCACCTCGGTAGACGGACGCGAGATTCCGCTGGGTGTGTACTGCCGTCAGTCCCTGAAAGAGTACTTGGACGCCGACGTCATCATGGACACGACCCGGCAGGGCTTCAAGTTCTTCGAGGAGGCGTACGGGATCCCCTACCCCTTCGCCAAGTACGACCAGATTTTCGTTCCCGAGTACAACGCGGGCGCCATGGAGAACGCCGGCTGCATCACCTTCCGCGATCAGTACATCTTCCGCTCCAAGCCCACCGAGTGGGAGCTGGAGTCGCGCGCCAACACGATCCTGCACGAGCTGGCTCACATGTGGTTCGGTGACCTGGTGACCATGAAGTGGTGGAACGACCTCTGGTTGAACGAGTCCTTTGCCGAGTTCATGTCGCACCTGGCCCTGGCCGAGGGAACCGAGTGGACCGACGCTTGGATCGGCTTCATGTCCCGGAAGGAATGGGGCCTCAATCAGGATCAGCTGCCCTCGACCCACCCGATCAAGGCGGACATGCCCGACCTGCAGGCAGTCGAAGTGAACTTCGATGGCATCACCTACGCCAAGGGGGCTTCGGTGCTGCGCCAGCTGGTCACCTACGTGGGCCGGGACAACTTCTTCCGAGGTCTGCACGAGTACCTGACCAAGCATTCGTGGGACAACGCCACTCTGGACGACCTGCTCAGTGAACTCGAGGTCACCTCGGGCCGCGACCTGCGGGCCTGGGCTCAGGTGTGGCTGGAAGAGGCCGGGGTTACCCTGCTGCGCCCGGTGATCGAAGTTGACGATCAGGGCAACTACGCTCGGGTCAGCATCACCCAGGAGGCCTTCACCCCCGGTGCCAGCCTGCGGCCCCACCGCCTGGCCGTCGCCGGTTACGACCTGAACGAGGACGGCAACGTCACTCAGAGCTTCCGCGTTGAGGTGGATGTGGACGGCGCCGAGACCGTCATTGACGAGTTGGCTGGCCGGCCCCGCCCGGCGCTGCTGCTGATCAACGACGGCGACCTGGCCTACGCCAAGATCCGCCTGGATGAGGACTCCCTCCAGTTCGCGGTGAACCAGATCGACAAGGTGTCGGATCCGGTCACCCGCCGGACCCTGCTCTCTGCCGCCTGGGACATGACCCGCGACGGAGACATGAGCGCCACCGACTTCATTACTCTGTCGCTGCGGGCGGCCCCGGTGGAGACCAACATTGCCTCCCTCACCTCCAACCTGGCTCGAATCCACACGGCGGTCACCCACTACACGGCTCCCGCCAATCGCGGCGCCCGGCTGGAATCGACCGGGGACCGGCTCCTGCTGCTGGTCAAAGCCAACCCGGCCGGCACCGATCAGCAGAAGCTGCTGGTCAAGTCGCTGGCGCAAAATGCGGTCTCGGACCAGCACTTCGAGTTCCTCACCGGACTATTCGAGGGCAACCACCCGCTGCACGGTCTGGACGTGGACATCGACCTGAAGTGGACGCTGCTGACGGCCCTGGTTCGGGCCGGCCGCGCCGGTGAAGCTGAGATCGCCGCTCTGAGCGAGGAAGATCCGACCCTGACCGGGGCGCAGAATGCCGCGCGGGCCCGGGCCACCGTCAACTCGGACGAGGTGCGGGCCCAGACCTGGGAGGAGGCGCTGACCAACTCCGAGATCCCGAACGACACCCTCTGGGCCATGCTGGCCGGCTTCTGGGCACACGCTGCCACCAACCCGGCTGCCTACGCCAGCTACGTGGAGAAGTACTTCGACTCGGTGGTGCGGGTGTGGGATTCACACACGTTCCACATCGGCTCACGCCTGATCGAAGCCACCTTCCCCAGCCCGCTGAGCGGCTACCTGCCCGAGGTCAACGTGGTGGAACGGGCCGAACAGTGGCTGGCCAACCACCAGGAGCAACCTGCTTCCCTTCGCCGCCTCGTCCTGGAAGGTCAGGCCGATGCCCAGCGGATGCTGACGGCCCAGCGCTGCGACGCGGAAGGGCCCCGGCAGTAA